One segment of Drosophila ananassae strain 14024-0371.13 chromosome 3R, ASM1763931v2, whole genome shotgun sequence DNA contains the following:
- the LOC6498081 gene encoding tyrosine-protein kinase Btk29A isoform X2: MIPCVSLAETSVIGNMKERVKEMKVFGCRLNFWNHIGHSLTSSKTKEGNGSSPAQNSTRSISPNSSTTNSQFSLQHNSSGSLGGGVGGGVGGGGGSLGLGGGGGGGGNCTPTSLQPQSSLTTFKQSPTLLNGNGNLLDANMPGGIPTPGTPNSKSKDNSHFVKLVVALYPFKAIEGGDLSLEKNAEYEVIDDSQEHWWKVKDALGNVGYIPSNYVKPKALLGLERYEWYVGDMSRQRAESLLKQGDKEGCFVVRKSSTKGLYTLSLHTKVPQSHVKHYHIKQNARCEYYLSEKHCCETIPDLINYHRHNSGGLACRLKSSPCDRPVPPTAGLSHDKWEIHPMELMLMEELGSGQFGVVRRGKWRGSIDTAVKMMKEGTMSEDDFIEEAKVMTKLQHPNLVQLYGVCSKHRPIYIVTEYMKHGSLLNYLRRHEKTLIGNMGLLLDMCIQVSKGMTYLERHNYIHRDLAARNCLVGSENVVKVADFGLARYVLDDQYTSSGGTKFPIKWAPPEVLNYTRFSSKSDVWAYGVLMWEIFTCGKMPYGRLKNTEVVERVQRGIILEKPKSCAKEIYDVMKLCWSHGPEERPAFRVLMDQLALVAQTLTD; the protein is encoded by the exons GCAACGGCAGTTCTCCAGCCCAGAATTCAACGCGCAGCATCAGCCCCAACAGCTCCACCACCAACAGCCAGTTCAGCCTGCAGCACAACAGCTCGGGGAGTCTCGGCGGCGGAGTGGGCGGTGGAGtgggtggcggcggcggcagcctTGGCCTAGGCggcggaggaggtggtggcggCAATTGCACGCCCACATCGCTACAGCCTCAG TCTTCGCTGACAACTTTCAAGCAATCCCCGACTTTATTGAACGGCAACGGAAATCTATTGGATGCCAATATGCCTGGCGGTATACCCACCCCTGGAACTCCAAATTCCAAATCAAAG gacAATTCACATTTTGTGAAATTGGTAGTGGCGCTCTATCCATTCAAGGCCATTGAAGGCGGCGATTTATCTTTGGAAAAG AACGCCGAGTATGAGGTAATTGATGATTCTCAAGAGCATTGGTGGAAAGTCAAAGATGCCTTGGGCAATGTGGGCTATATTCCCAGCAACTATGTCAAGCCAAAAGCACTGCTGGGTCTTGAGCGCTACGA ATGGTATGTGGGTGATATGTCGCGACAAAGAGCCGAGTCCCTGCTGAAGCAGGGCGACAAAGAGGGCTGCTTTGTGGTGCGCAAGTCATCGACCAAGGGTCTCTACACACTCTCACTGCATACCAAAGT TCCACAATCGCATGTTAAACACTATCACATTAAGCAGAATGCCCGCTGCGAGTATTATTTGAGCGAGAAGCACTGCTGCGAAACTATCCCGGATCTGATCAACTACCATCGCCACAATTCCGGAGGACTGGCCTGCCGATTGAAGTCCTCGCCCTGCGACCGTCCAGTGCCACCAACAGCTGGACTATCGCACGACAAATGGGAGATCCATCCCATGGAGCTGATGCTGATGGAGGAACTGGGATCTGGGCAGTTCGGTGTGGTGCGCCGCGGCAAGTGGCGTGGATCGATAGACACCGCCGTCAAAATGATGAAGGAGGGCACCATGTCCGAGGACGACTTCATCGAGGAGGCCAAGGTGATGACCAAGCTGCAGCATCCCAATCTTGTGCAGCTGTATGGTGTGTGCTCCAAGCACCGACCCATTTACATTGTCACCGAATACATGAAGCATGGCTCCTTGTTGAACTACTTGCGCCGGCACGAGAAGACCCTAATTGGCAACATGGGTCTGCTGCTGGACATGTGCATACAGGTGAGCAAGGGCATGACCTACCTGGAGCGCCACAACTACATCCATCGGGATCTGGCTGCCCGCAACTGTCTCGTTGGCTCCGAGAATGTGGTCAAGGTGGCTGACTTTGGCTTGGCCCGCTACGTCCTCGATGATCAGTACACCAGCTCCGGCGGCACCAAGTTCCCCATCAAGTGGGCACCGCCCGAGGTCCTCAACTATACGCGCTTCTCCTCCAAGAGCGATGTCTGGGCTTACG GAGTCCTTATGTGGGAGATCTTCACCTGTGGCAAGATGCCATACGGTCGCCTAAAGAACACCGAGGTTGTGGAGCGTGTTCAGCGCGGAATAATTCTAGAGAAACCAAAGTCGTGTGCCAAGGAGATTTATGAT GTCATGAAGTTGTGCTGGTCACATGGACCCGAGGAGCGTCCTGCTTTCCGCGTTCTCATGGACCAACTGGCTCTTGTGGCCCAGACGCTAACAGACTAA
- the LOC6498081 gene encoding tyrosine-protein kinase Btk29A isoform X3: MMLLSALKLGNGSSPAQNSTRSISPNSSTTNSQFSLQHNSSGSLGGGVGGGVGGGGGSLGLGGGGGGGGNCTPTSLQPQSSLTTFKQSPTLLNGNGNLLDANMPGGIPTPGTPNSKSKDNSHFVKLVVALYPFKAIEGGDLSLEKNAEYEVIDDSQEHWWKVKDALGNVGYIPSNYVKPKALLGLERYEWYVGDMSRQRAESLLKQGDKEGCFVVRKSSTKGLYTLSLHTKVPQSHVKHYHIKQNARCEYYLSEKHCCETIPDLINYHRHNSGGLACRLKSSPCDRPVPPTAGLSHDKWEIHPMELMLMEELGSGQFGVVRRGKWRGSIDTAVKMMKEGTMSEDDFIEEAKVMTKLQHPNLVQLYGVCSKHRPIYIVTEYMKHGSLLNYLRRHEKTLIGNMGLLLDMCIQVSKGMTYLERHNYIHRDLAARNCLVGSENVVKVADFGLARYVLDDQYTSSGGTKFPIKWAPPEVLNYTRFSSKSDVWAYGVLMWEIFTCGKMPYGRLKNTEVVERVQRGIILEKPKSCAKEIYDVMKLCWSHGPEERPAFRVLMDQLALVAQTLTD, from the exons GCAACGGCAGTTCTCCAGCCCAGAATTCAACGCGCAGCATCAGCCCCAACAGCTCCACCACCAACAGCCAGTTCAGCCTGCAGCACAACAGCTCGGGGAGTCTCGGCGGCGGAGTGGGCGGTGGAGtgggtggcggcggcggcagcctTGGCCTAGGCggcggaggaggtggtggcggCAATTGCACGCCCACATCGCTACAGCCTCAG TCTTCGCTGACAACTTTCAAGCAATCCCCGACTTTATTGAACGGCAACGGAAATCTATTGGATGCCAATATGCCTGGCGGTATACCCACCCCTGGAACTCCAAATTCCAAATCAAAG gacAATTCACATTTTGTGAAATTGGTAGTGGCGCTCTATCCATTCAAGGCCATTGAAGGCGGCGATTTATCTTTGGAAAAG AACGCCGAGTATGAGGTAATTGATGATTCTCAAGAGCATTGGTGGAAAGTCAAAGATGCCTTGGGCAATGTGGGCTATATTCCCAGCAACTATGTCAAGCCAAAAGCACTGCTGGGTCTTGAGCGCTACGA ATGGTATGTGGGTGATATGTCGCGACAAAGAGCCGAGTCCCTGCTGAAGCAGGGCGACAAAGAGGGCTGCTTTGTGGTGCGCAAGTCATCGACCAAGGGTCTCTACACACTCTCACTGCATACCAAAGT TCCACAATCGCATGTTAAACACTATCACATTAAGCAGAATGCCCGCTGCGAGTATTATTTGAGCGAGAAGCACTGCTGCGAAACTATCCCGGATCTGATCAACTACCATCGCCACAATTCCGGAGGACTGGCCTGCCGATTGAAGTCCTCGCCCTGCGACCGTCCAGTGCCACCAACAGCTGGACTATCGCACGACAAATGGGAGATCCATCCCATGGAGCTGATGCTGATGGAGGAACTGGGATCTGGGCAGTTCGGTGTGGTGCGCCGCGGCAAGTGGCGTGGATCGATAGACACCGCCGTCAAAATGATGAAGGAGGGCACCATGTCCGAGGACGACTTCATCGAGGAGGCCAAGGTGATGACCAAGCTGCAGCATCCCAATCTTGTGCAGCTGTATGGTGTGTGCTCCAAGCACCGACCCATTTACATTGTCACCGAATACATGAAGCATGGCTCCTTGTTGAACTACTTGCGCCGGCACGAGAAGACCCTAATTGGCAACATGGGTCTGCTGCTGGACATGTGCATACAGGTGAGCAAGGGCATGACCTACCTGGAGCGCCACAACTACATCCATCGGGATCTGGCTGCCCGCAACTGTCTCGTTGGCTCCGAGAATGTGGTCAAGGTGGCTGACTTTGGCTTGGCCCGCTACGTCCTCGATGATCAGTACACCAGCTCCGGCGGCACCAAGTTCCCCATCAAGTGGGCACCGCCCGAGGTCCTCAACTATACGCGCTTCTCCTCCAAGAGCGATGTCTGGGCTTACG GAGTCCTTATGTGGGAGATCTTCACCTGTGGCAAGATGCCATACGGTCGCCTAAAGAACACCGAGGTTGTGGAGCGTGTTCAGCGCGGAATAATTCTAGAGAAACCAAAGTCGTGTGCCAAGGAGATTTATGAT GTCATGAAGTTGTGCTGGTCACATGGACCCGAGGAGCGTCCTGCTTTCCGCGTTCTCATGGACCAACTGGCTCTTGTGGCCCAGACGCTAACAGACTAA